A genomic window from Pseudonocardia broussonetiae includes:
- a CDS encoding FMN-binding negative transcriptional regulator → MYVPTHFAPTDDDVRELLRHPGAADLVTAGPDGPEATMLPFVHDPDRGVLLGHFARNNDHWTRADGLPALVIVRGPDSYVSPSWYASKAEHGRVVPTWNYVTAHVRGPVTVHDDVDWVEQVVRRLTDLHETGRPAPWSVDDAPEKFLRGQLRAIVGVEVRIDRIDAKFKLSQNRPAADVDGVITGLESVGDTAGARAVAAHRP, encoded by the coding sequence GTGTACGTCCCCACCCACTTCGCACCCACCGACGACGACGTGCGGGAACTGCTCCGCCACCCCGGCGCCGCCGACCTGGTGACGGCCGGCCCGGACGGGCCGGAGGCGACGATGCTGCCGTTCGTGCACGACCCCGACCGCGGCGTGCTGCTGGGCCACTTCGCCCGCAACAACGACCACTGGACGCGGGCCGACGGCCTCCCCGCCCTGGTGATCGTGCGCGGCCCGGACTCCTACGTCAGCCCCTCCTGGTACGCCTCGAAGGCCGAGCACGGGCGCGTCGTCCCGACCTGGAACTACGTGACGGCGCACGTGCGCGGCCCCGTCACGGTGCACGACGACGTCGACTGGGTGGAGCAGGTCGTGCGCCGGCTGACCGACCTGCACGAGACCGGTCGGCCCGCCCCGTGGAGCGTCGACGACGCCCCGGAGAAGTTCCTGCGCGGCCAGCTGCGGGCGATCGTGGGCGTCGAGGTGCGCATCGACCGGATCGACGCGAAGTTCAAGCTCAGCCAGAACCGCCCCGCCGCCGACGTGGACGGCGTGATCACCGGCCTGGAGTCGGTCGGCGACACGGCGGGTGCGCGGGCGGTGGCGGCGCACCGACCCTGA
- a CDS encoding YnfA family protein, protein MLIARSVALFVVAALFEIGGAWLVWQGVREHRGWVWIGAGVIALGAYGFVATLQPDAQFGRILAAYGGVFVAGSLAWGMVADGYRPDRYDVVGALVCLAGVAVIMYAPRG, encoded by the coding sequence GTGCTGATCGCCCGGTCGGTCGCACTGTTCGTCGTCGCCGCCCTGTTCGAGATCGGCGGGGCGTGGCTGGTGTGGCAGGGCGTCCGCGAGCACCGGGGGTGGGTGTGGATCGGGGCGGGCGTGATCGCGCTCGGCGCCTACGGCTTCGTCGCCACCCTCCAGCCCGACGCCCAGTTCGGCCGGATCCTCGCCGCGTACGGGGGCGTGTTCGTCGCAGGTTCGCTGGCGTGGGGGATGGTCGCCGACGGCTACCGCCCCGACCGCTACGACGTGGTCGGTGCGCTGGTCTGCCTCGCCGGCGTCGCGGTGATCATGTACGCCCCGCGCGGCTGA